The following nucleotide sequence is from Gasterosteus aculeatus chromosome 5, fGasAcu3.hap1.1, whole genome shotgun sequence.
TGTGGGCCGTGCACAGCGTTGATTGTTCAGCTGCCACCAGAAGAGACGCGGCGGTCCATTGTGTTCACAGGAGCAGACACCGAGCAGAGATTACACACTTCTCACAGACGTGTTTGTTCATTCTCTGGAAGTCGCACACGTACGCACGCGCAAAACAATTCAACGGAAGCCCTCTGAAGACGCATCCTGCTCCTCGCGCGCTCGCTGCTCATGCAGCCAAACTTACTGAGTAATTCTCCCTCTTGCATCAGCACTGTGACCCGTAGGAATTTCCcactttcgtttttttttttttttttatgagaagaagaagaaaaccacagAGTTCCTCAGATGTCCTGTCCAAGTCAAACCTTCAGCTGCGTTAATGCGCCTGTCCTATAAGTAACCCACTCActgcttatttatttagtttttattttatccccTAATATCACCTCCACGTCAcaatattttgttgtttgtctgataaaatgtgaaaagtgtTTTTCCCTTAAAACTTACTAACTTATTATGTCTGACTTTTTTCTGCGTGCAGGTCAGTGTGGAAAGTTTGAGTTCTTGAACTCAGATCTAGGCGTGTGCTTGCCGTGCTCGTCGTGTAAGCAGTACCCAAAGACCCCGTCGTGCAACACGTGTAAGACATTAAATTGTTACGGCAAACGGCGGGTTCATACAACTAAATCCTTTTCTTTCCCCGCGGTTTAATCTCTTTCTATACGACCAACAGGTAAATCTGTGGATCAGACGCCTGACGTGTGGAAGCTGGCGGCCATCACCAGCTTCTCGGTGCTCGCCGTCGTGCTGGTCGGGGCGGCGCTGATCATCGGGGTCATGGTGCATCGCCGCAGGTCACACAAAAGGCCTCTGCGTGGTGAGACCTACATTTAATACATGCGATGGTTTTATGCTCTTATTTTATGCTCTGACTTGTGAGGTaatttcaacacattttcacattttttttaatctacgtTTTTACTATTA
It contains:
- the si:rp71-1c10.7 gene encoding uncharacterized protein si:rp71-1c10.7 — protein: MSFRDASSPAASSSPPARLMAPGAPRALCALIIAAATHFYAVGAQKSQCGKFEFLNSDLGVCLPCSSCKQYPKTPSCNTCKSVDQTPDVWKLAAITSFSVLAVVLVGAALIIGVMVHRRRSHKRPLRDPIEETAGPLYQA